Proteins from one Anastrepha obliqua isolate idAnaObli1 chromosome 2, idAnaObli1_1.0, whole genome shotgun sequence genomic window:
- the LOC129238529 gene encoding uncharacterized protein LOC129238529, whose translation MMKGLQIQNLKKLETINKINKVGLTSNTALTISIIIAVILLALKIFGKRKPKDFQRNCNKPNALGTPESTEMRTGTSALEEGGANATPHIPQPKYDGNPTPHMRNVLANATVHTPEPKYAGNPTLHTRNGFEEIPEQRLAFPWETPIQQSMGHVAGTRA comes from the coding sequence ATGATGAAAGGTctccaaatacaaaatttgaagaagctggagacgatcaacaaaatcaataaagtgGGTTTAACCTCCAATACAGCACTCACAATATCCATAATAATAGCTGTCATACTACTTgcacttaaaatttttggaaaaagaaagCCGAAGGACTTTCAAAGGAATTGTAATAAACCAAACGCCCTTGGTACTCCTGAATCTACGGAGATGCGAACAGGGACGTCCGCACTTGAGGAGGGAGGAGCTAACGCAACACCTCACATTCCTCAACCAAAATATGATGGTAACCCAACACCCCACATGCGCAACGTTTTAGCTAACGCAACAGTTCACACACCTGAACCAAAATATGCCGGTAACCCAACACTCCACACGCGCAACGGTTTTGAAGAGATACCAGAGCAGCGATTGGCGTTTCCGTGGGAAACGCCTATTCAGCAAAGTATGGGTCACGTTGCTGGCACACGGGCTTAG